One Bacteroidota bacterium genomic window, CACTTCCTTCAACAAAGCCCATTGAGACTCCTTACGAATCGGTTTGAAAACGGAGTTTGGACACAGCTATGACTACAAATATAATACACTAACGAGCTTTTGCGAGGGGTACAGATAGATTTTTTCTCGCACGACCTCACCCCCCGAGCCCCTTCGACGGAGGAACACCCGGAGGGGTTTTCACACAGTCTGTCTGCGTGGGAACGCATACCGCGGCGCTCCGCGCCGCAACTGGTAGAATTAAACGAATATGAGAATCGCCCGACATAATCCCATATTTCTTTTCCTGTCCCTCTTTCTGATCTCAGCCCAGGGCCTGGCCCAGGACATCTCCTTTACCGCCTCCGTCGATAACACCCGGATCTCACTCGGCGAGCAATTCGAAATCACCTTCTCCCTCGGCGGCACCAGCGCGGGAAGCAATTTCCAGCCGCCCCCGTTCAACGATTTCCTCGTCGTCGGAGGCCCGAATCAATCGACGAGCATGCAATTCATAAACGGTTCGGTGTCGTCCTCGGTCTCCTGGAGCTACGTCCTCCAGCCCAAAGCGGAAGGGAAGTTCGCGATCGGTCCTGCCATGATCGAATACGGAGGGAAGAAACTCCAGACGAAGCCTATCGGGATGGAAGTCGTCAAAGGATCCGCACAGCCGGCCTCGCCGGGGGGGCAACAGCAGGCGCAGCAGCAGGGAAACGCCGACATCGACAAGCAGATCGGCGACAATCTTCTGCTCAAGGTCGTGCTGGACAAGTCGCGCGTCTATCAGGGGGAGCAGATTACCGCGACGTACAAGATCTACACCCGTGTGAACATCTCCAGTTACAATCTCTCAAAGGGATCGTCCCTCACAGGTTTCTGGAGCGAGGACCTCGAAGTTCCCAAGCAAGTCCAGCTTTCATCCGAAGTCGTGAACGGGAAACAGTACCGGGTCGGGATCCTGCGGCGGGCGGCGCTGTTCCCGCAGCGGAGCGGCACCCTCCAGGTCGATCCGATGGAAGTGCTGTGCGCCGTGCAGGTGCAAACCCGAAGACGCTCGAACGACATCTTCGATCAGTTCTTCAACGATCCCTTCTTCGGGAATGTGCAGACCGTGAATCACAAAGTCCGGAGCGAACCCGTCTCCGTTACGGTGCTTCCGCTTCCCTCCGCGAACGTGCCGAGCGGGTTCAACGGCGCTGTCGGAAAATTCACCATTGAGTCGTGGCTGGACAAGAAGCAGACAAAAGCGAACGAGCCCGTGACCCTCAAGGTGAAGATCAGCGGGCGCGGCAACCTGAAGCTCCTCGAGCCGCCCACAGTGACAGTTCCGCCTGATATCGAGCGCTATGACCCCAAGATTTCCGACAACATCGCGCATCAGGGGGATGAGATCGCCGGGAGCCGCACGTTCGAGTATCTCCTTCTGCCGAGGCGAGCGGGCGAGCTGAAGATTCCTTCATTTTCATATGCCTACTTCGATATAGAGAAGAAGAACTACGTTCCGTTCAAGAGTCCCGACTTTGTTCTCTCGGTCGAGAAGGGAAGTGAAATCGCTGGCGGCCCGGCGACCGGAATCTCGAAGGAAGACGTCAAGTTGCTCGGAGAAGATATCCGGTTCATCAAGAGCGACGATCTTTCCTTGCGCCGCAAGGGTGAGACCTTCGCGGGCTCCCCGCTCTTTTTCGCTCTTTCCTTCAGCTCGCTTGCCAGTTTTGTCGGGTTTATTTTCTTCGTGAAGCGCCGGGAGAGGGTCTTGGGGGATGTCGCAGGGCTCCGGAATCGCAAGGCGCGGAAGATGGCGCAACGGCGGCTCCAGGAGGCGAAGAAATTCCTCCATCAGAAGAAGGAGGAACAGTTCTACAGCGAAGTTTCCCGCGCGCTGTGGGGATACATCGGCGACAAGCTCGGGATTCCGCCTTCGGACCATTCGGTCGAGATCGTTAAGACGGCGCTTGAATCCCGCGGCGTCTCGACGGAGGCGGCGGGAAAACTCGGCGCCGCCATTGAACAGTGTGAGTTTGCGCGTTTCTCTCCTTCATCGGGCGGCGGGAAGATGGACGGGGTCTATCACGAAGCGCTCGGGATTATCTCCGAGATCGAGGACCAGCTTCGATGAAACTGTTGACAGCCTGCTTTGTGTTCCTCGTTGTGCAGACCGGCCTCTCTCAGGAAGCACGTCTTGAGTTCAACCAGGCGAATCAGCTCTACCGGGATGCGCAATATGAAAAGGCGGCTCAGCTCTATGAGCGGGTCTCGACGAACGGCTACGAAAGCCCTTCGCTCTATTACAACCTCGGCAATTGTTATTTCAAACTTCACAATTTGCCGGCCGCGATCCTCTCCTACGAGCGCGCCAGGCGGCTTGCTCCCCGCGACGAGGATATCGCGTATAACCTTCGCCTGGCAAACTTGCGTGTGGTCGATAAGATTGATCCGCTCCCGCAGCTATTTCTTCTTGACTGGTGGAACGGTTTCCTGGGTCTCTATTCTTCCGACGGATGGGCGTTGATCGTGATCGTCTGCGCCTGGGGCGCGGCTCTGGCCGGCGTGGCCTTCTTTCTCTTCAGGAGCGGGGTGATCCAGCGGATCGCTTTCGCCGTTGCGGCGATCGCTGTCATTAGCTGCGCCGTCAGCGTCACCGGCCTCTTTCAGCAACTGAAGAAGGAGGGTCGCGAGCGCGCTGCGGTTGTGTTTTCACCCTCTGTTTCCGTCAAGAGCGCCCCCGACAACCAGAGCACAGACCTCTTCGTTCTCCACGAAGGCGTGAAAGTGGAATTGCTCGACGCGGTGGGCGATTGGAGGCAGATCCGCCTGCCTGACGGGAAGGTTGGATGGCTTGCAGGGGAGAGCATTCAGACCATCTAGTCTGGTACCGGCTCAGTTTCGTTTCTTTCTCGTTCCGCGAGCTGAAGGTCGCAGTTATCGATCCCTCGGGCCCGGTAGCCGCAGCCTTCAGGCTGCGTTTGTTTGGTTCGGCAATAAAATTCAATCCCCACTTCACGTCTTTGACATTCCCGCCCTAAAGACGTACTTTCCATACTACCATAAGTTTATCTCTGGAGGTGCTCCATGTCCCAAGCAAAGCTTCCCGCGCCACGCTCCCTCTTCGTTGTAATCATCTTTCGCAGGGACGCGTTCTCGTAGACAGCTTCCGGGCAACAAGCTCATGGGCCATACTCCCCGGGTAACGTACTTTCACTTTCTCTTAGCCCCTAGCGGTAAATTCATGCAACTCGAGAAATAGAATGCGTTTCGGCCAAGTTATCCCAAAGGTATTGGTGTGCTGGTGCTTGTGTTTGACCCCTGTATGCGCCCAGTGGGTGCGAACCAACGGCCCCCCGGGGTATTCCGGAGACATCCATTCACTTGCGACCGATGGCTCCACCGTGCTCGCCGGGTCCAATGGACTCTTTCTTTCAACTGACGATGGCTTGACTTGGAAGCCCGTCAACGCGGGCCTGCCGAATGGCACCGCTTACGCTGTTGCTGTCAGTGGCAATCGCCTCTTCGCGGGTGTCTCCTCCAATGGAGTGTATATTTCTACAGACAACGGTGTGAGCTGGGTAGCAAACAACTCGGGCCTGCCAAGTTTTGTATCAATTTATGCGCTTACTTTCCACGACGGCAGTATCTTTGCCGGCACTGATCACGGGGTGTTCCGATCGACCAACGTTGGTGCTAGCTGGACAGGGGCAGGATTGCAGGGGAGTCCCGGCTCGTTTACGTATATTTGGGCCCTAGCATTCATTGAGAACACTTGGTTTGCGGGAACTCAGGCCGGAGTATTCCGATCTATCGATAGCGGTGCGACCTGGACGCCCGCAGACACAGCCTCCCTCAAAAGAGAGGTCTATGCTCTCTCGGCAAGAGGCACTCAACTCTTTGCCGGAACCGGCGAGGATGGTGTCTATCTATCCAGCAATAACGGCGACAGTTGGACTGTGGCCAACACGGGCTTGACGACTCCGTACATTAGGGCGCTCACGGTCGTCGGCACGAACCTCTTCGCCGGGACCAGCGGCCCGGGAGTCTTCATCTCGTCAAACGATGGAGCCAAGTGGACCCAGGTTGAGTCGGGCCTGATCACTCCGGTAATCATATTTGCTCTGGCGGCAAATGACAGCGCCTTGTTTGCTGCAACGAGCGGAGCAGGGATCTTCCGTTCAAAGAATAACGGGATGGACTGGATGCAGGTTGGGCCATCCGAATCCTTCACTACCAGCCTCCTCCCCCATGCCAGCGAGATGTTTGCTGCCACCGACCATGGAGTCTTTTCGTCGAGCGATAGGGGTGAACACTGGTCTCAAACCAGGCTTTGGAACACCTTCGTATATGATCTGGCTGCCGGTGATAGTGGCATCTTTGCGGGGACAGGCGGGAGCGGCGTCTACTTCTCCAGCGACGAAGGGACGAACTGGTCTCAGGCCAATGCTGGCTCGGGGATGAGTTATGTGTACTCAATTAGGGTGCGTGGAATCGACGTCTTCGCAGGGGCCTATGGCAGCGTATTTGTTTCCACTGACAATGGGAGGGCCTGGATACCTCGGCTGTCCTCCACCATTCACACCTTCGCATTCGATGGTGGAAATCTACTGGCAGGTGGCGAACTATTGACCAGCGGGGGCGGGCTATTTTTCTCCAGCGACAACGGCGTCACCTGGGTGTCCAGTAGTACCGGTCTGTATCAGTACACTGATGTCTGGGATCTTGTGGTCGGAGACAGCGACATTTTTGCGGCAACCGGCTCACCACCCACCTTCCAGGGATCCAATGGAGTATTCCATTCCACCGACAACGGCTTAACATGGGTCCCGGTTTTCTCCGGTTTGCCGAACAGCCCGGTCTACACACTTGCATCTGAGGGTGCAAATCTCTTCGCAGGAACTCTAAATGCCGGAGTCTTTCTGTCAACAAACAGGGGTGCAAGCTGGAATCCGATCAACACCGGGCTCACGCATCTCGGAATCTGGGATCTTGCCGTTATAGATAGCGACCTCTTCGCCGCGACTCCTTCTGATGGCGTTTGGCGTAGACCGCTTTCGGACATTGTCCTCTCGGTTCCGGCAATTTACAAGGGAGTGCCATCCCAGTTCGTCCTCGAACAGAACTATCCGAACCCGTTTAACCCGAGTACCAGATTCCGGTTCTCACTCCCTCACTCCGAATTTGTGACACTGAGCGTCGTCAATCTTCTCGGAGAACGCGTTGCCACCCCTGTCATTGGCAGACTCTCAGCCGGAGCCCATGAAGTCGAATGGAACGCCGAGGGTTTGACAAGCGGCGTCTACTTCTATAGGCTACAGGCTGGTCCTTTTCTTCAATCGAAGAAATTGATATTGCTCAAATAGATCCGGGACCCGACGTAAAACGCGGAAGTAGGGTGCTCAGGGGAATGGGCGAAAACGGAACAGCTCTCTGAAAAAAATCTGTCCAAACTTGCTCGATTCATCTGAATGAGACTATTGCTTCCCGGTCTATTACTCGCCGTTTCAGGGTCTGTGACCTTCACGCAACCCACTCCTCAACCCACCCCAGTTCCGGGCACGAACCGTATCGAATATGATTCGGTCTCCGCGACGTGCAGTTTTAGTGTCAACGGATCCGTTCTCTACAAGTATGAAATCAGAAGCGGGACAGCCAACGGCGGCACCTTTTCCGTACTCCGTGCTGTCGACGGACTCGGCGGGGCCTTCACACCGAGCTTAGGAGGCGGAATTGCGGCAATCCTTCACGGTGAGAAGAAATTTCCCTGGAATCCGGACGGGGATATTGTTTACGCGTGCAGGGCTGTGCACGTTGAGGGAACAACCCTCCACGCGCTTTGGACGATGGTTGCGAATAACGATTCGCTGCGCTATGAATATTCCTTCAACATCTCCGGCAGGACATTAATCATCCGTGTCGAGGAGGATAGTCTGTTCCGGAACGCAGCGGAATTGAATCTCGGCAGGGCAGAGGCGATGGAGCCTGTCACGATCGGAGTTCCTTACCTTACGCTCTGCAATATCCTGCAATCCAACAATGGCTCCTTCACGTCCATGCTTATCGATTGGGAATCGACATCCGCTTCGACGCTGGAACCCCTTTATGATCCTGTCTCAAGGACGACTGGTTATTTCGCTTCCCTGGCCCGATATCTCGAGCGAACCGATCGTCTGAGGAACCGAATGCGGGAGGTAATCTATCTTACTGTTTCACCAGATTTACAGGATGTCTTGCCGAATATACCGAATCCCCCGGCCCTAAGGAAGAAGGATTCGGCTCAGCGCGTCATTTGGTACTATCCCCAGCCCATGAATCTATGCGGGCAGTATCTGGATAGTCTCTACAGTAATGGGATTCGCAATCTCTGGCTCCAGATCCATGATTGGCAAAAATGGGGGTCCGACCGGGGATTGCCGGATGTTGTCCCCGCACGTTGTAATCACTGCGATTGGCCCGATACCAATTGTGCCTACACGCCCACCACGCTTCAAGGGGACAGCCTCCTCAAAGAGATCAGCTCACGGGCTGCCAGGTACGGGTATCTGCTGGGGCTTCATGAGAATTATGTCGATTATCATGCCCCGGTCTCTTCGGCTCCAAACAAGTACTATGACCGGAAGGACGAGGCAT contains:
- a CDS encoding tetratricopeptide repeat protein, with amino-acid sequence MKLLTACFVFLVVQTGLSQEARLEFNQANQLYRDAQYEKAAQLYERVSTNGYESPSLYYNLGNCYFKLHNLPAAILSYERARRLAPRDEDIAYNLRLANLRVVDKIDPLPQLFLLDWWNGFLGLYSSDGWALIVIVCAWGAALAGVAFFLFRSGVIQRIAFAVAAIAVISCAVSVTGLFQQLKKEGRERAAVVFSPSVSVKSAPDNQSTDLFVLHEGVKVELLDAVGDWRQIRLPDGKVGWLAGESIQTI
- a CDS encoding T9SS type A sorting domain-containing protein, whose translation is MRTNGPPGYSGDIHSLATDGSTVLAGSNGLFLSTDDGLTWKPVNAGLPNGTAYAVAVSGNRLFAGVSSNGVYISTDNGVSWVANNSGLPSFVSIYALTFHDGSIFAGTDHGVFRSTNVGASWTGAGLQGSPGSFTYIWALAFIENTWFAGTQAGVFRSIDSGATWTPADTASLKREVYALSARGTQLFAGTGEDGVYLSSNNGDSWTVANTGLTTPYIRALTVVGTNLFAGTSGPGVFISSNDGAKWTQVESGLITPVIIFALAANDSALFAATSGAGIFRSKNNGMDWMQVGPSESFTTSLLPHASEMFAATDHGVFSSSDRGEHWSQTRLWNTFVYDLAAGDSGIFAGTGGSGVYFSSDEGTNWSQANAGSGMSYVYSIRVRGIDVFAGAYGSVFVSTDNGRAWIPRLSSTIHTFAFDGGNLLAGGELLTSGGGLFFSSDNGVTWVSSSTGLYQYTDVWDLVVGDSDIFAATGSPPTFQGSNGVFHSTDNGLTWVPVFSGLPNSPVYTLASEGANLFAGTLNAGVFLSTNRGASWNPINTGLTHLGIWDLAVIDSDLFAATPSDGVWRRPLSDIVLSVPAIYKGVPSQFVLEQNYPNPFNPSTRFRFSLPHSEFVTLSVVNLLGERVATPVIGRLSAGAHEVEWNAEGLTSGVYFYRLQAGPFLQSKKLILLK
- a CDS encoding BatD family protein, with the translated sequence MRIARHNPIFLFLSLFLISAQGLAQDISFTASVDNTRISLGEQFEITFSLGGTSAGSNFQPPPFNDFLVVGGPNQSTSMQFINGSVSSSVSWSYVLQPKAEGKFAIGPAMIEYGGKKLQTKPIGMEVVKGSAQPASPGGQQQAQQQGNADIDKQIGDNLLLKVVLDKSRVYQGEQITATYKIYTRVNISSYNLSKGSSLTGFWSEDLEVPKQVQLSSEVVNGKQYRVGILRRAALFPQRSGTLQVDPMEVLCAVQVQTRRRSNDIFDQFFNDPFFGNVQTVNHKVRSEPVSVTVLPLPSANVPSGFNGAVGKFTIESWLDKKQTKANEPVTLKVKISGRGNLKLLEPPTVTVPPDIERYDPKISDNIAHQGDEIAGSRTFEYLLLPRRAGELKIPSFSYAYFDIEKKNYVPFKSPDFVLSVEKGSEIAGGPATGISKEDVKLLGEDIRFIKSDDLSLRRKGETFAGSPLFFALSFSSLASFVGFIFFVKRRERVLGDVAGLRNRKARKMAQRRLQEAKKFLHQKKEEQFYSEVSRALWGYIGDKLGIPPSDHSVEIVKTALESRGVSTEAAGKLGAAIEQCEFARFSPSSGGGKMDGVYHEALGIISEIEDQLR